In the Manis javanica isolate MJ-LG chromosome 12, MJ_LKY, whole genome shotgun sequence genome, one interval contains:
- the LOC108386962 gene encoding UDP-glucuronosyltransferase 1A1-like, with the protein MATGSQGPWPLVLVLLLCALGPIVSQGGKLLLVPMDGSHWLSLLGVLQQLQERGHDIVVTAPEASMHIKEGAFYTLKTYPVPYQRQDLEETVTSLGHDIFENEPFLWGVVKTYKRIKKDSALLLSACSHLLHNKELMASLVESRFDVVLTDPFLPCGPIVTQYLALPAVFFSNALPCGLDFQGTQCPNPPSYVPRALSLNSDRMTFLQRVKNMLIAFSENLLCNVAYSPYEPLASQVLQRDVTVQDLMSSSSIWILRGDFVKDYPRPVMPNMIFVGGINCNSHNPLSREFEAYINASGEHGIVVFSLGSMISEIPEKKAMEIADGLGKIPQTVLWRYTGPRPSNLANNTILVKWLPQNDLLGHQKTRAFITHSGSHGIYEGICNGVPMVMLPLFADQMDNAKRMETRGAGVTLNVLEMTSEDLTNALKTVINDKSYKKSIMNLSSLHKDRPMEPLDLAVFWVEFVMRHKGAPHLRPAAHDLTWYQYHSLDVMGFLLAIVLAVVFITYKCCAFGCRKCFGKKARVKKPHKSKAH; encoded by the exons ATGGCAACAGGATCCCAGGGTCCATGGCCGCTGGTCCTGGTCCTGCTGCTGTGTGCGCTTGGCCCCATTGTGTCCCAGGGTGGAAAGCTGTTGTTGGTCCCCATGGACGGCAGCCACTGGCTGAGCTTGCTTGGGGTCCTCCAGCAGCTGCAGGAGAGGGGACATGACATAGTCGTCACAGCGCCTGAGGCCTCCATGCACATTAAAGAAGGAGCGTTTTACACCTTGAAGACGTACCCTGTGCCATACCAAAGGCAGGACCTGGAGGAGACTGTTACCAGTCTTGGGCACGACATTTTTGAGAACGAGCCTTTCCTGTGGGGTGTGGTCAAAACATACAAGAGAATCAAAAAGGACTCTGCTCTCCTCCTGTCCGCCTGCTCCCATTTACTGCACAACAAGGAGCTGATGGCCTCCCTGGTGGAAAGCCGCTTCGATGTCGTGCTTACAGACCCTTTCCTTCCTTGCGGGCCCATTGTCACCCAGTACTTGGCTCTGCCTGCTGTGTTCTTCTCAAATGCCCTGCCGTGCGGCCTGGATTTTCAGGGTACCCAGTGTCCCAACCCTCCATCCTATGTGCCCAGGGCTCTGTCCCTGAACTCAGATCGCATGACCTTCCTGCAGAGGGTGAAGAACATGCTCATCGCCTTCTCAGAGAACTTGCTGTGCAATGTGGCTTATTCCCCGTATGAACCGCTTGCCTCACAAGTCCTTCAGCGAGATGTGACTGTCCAGGACCTTATGAGCTCTTCATCTATCTGGATTCTCAGAGGTGACTTTGTGAAGGATTACCCCAGGCCCGTGATGCCCAATATGATTTTTGTTGGTGGGATCAACTGCAACAGCCATAATCCACTCTCTCGG GAATTTGAAGCCTATATTAACGCTTCTGGAGAACATGGGATTGTGGTTTTCTCTTTGGGCTCAATGATCTCAGAGATTCCAGAGAAGAAAGCCATGGAAATTGCTGATGGTTTGGGCAAAATACCTCAGACA GTCCTGTGGCGGTATACTGGACCTCGGCCATCGAATCTTGCAAATAATACAATTCTTGTCAAGTGGCTGCCCCAAAATGATCTACTTG GTCACCAGAAGACACGGGCTTTTATCACGCACTCCGGCTCCCACGGCATATACGAAGGGATATGCAATGGCGTCCCCATGGTGATGCTGCCCTTGTTTGCGGACCAGATGGACAATGCAAAGCGCATGGAGACCCGGGGGGCTGGGGTGACCTTGAATGTCCTGGAAATGACGTCTGAAGATTTAACAAATGCCCTGAAAACTGTCATCAATGACAAAAG CTATAAGAAGAGCATCATGAACCTCTCCAGCCTTCACAAGGACCGCCCCATGGAGCCGCTGGACCTggctgtgttctgggtggagTTCGTGATGAGGCACAAGGGGGCGCCGCACCTGCGCCCCGCGGCCCACGACCTCACCTGGTACCAGTACCACTCTTTGGACGTGATGGGCTTCCTTCTGGCCATTGTGCTGGCAGTTGTCTTCATCACATACAAATGCTGTGCTTTCGGCTGCCGGAAGTGCTTTGGGAAGAAAGCGCGGGTTAAGAAACCTCACAAATCTAAGGCACACTGA